A portion of the Streptomyces sp. YPW6 genome contains these proteins:
- a CDS encoding pyridoxamine 5'-phosphate oxidase family protein, which translates to MSFDSHGSPRERRAVGTIERTAAAGPLDLLGRVPYGRLATSMRALPFLTVARHIVSDGRILLRMHRGFGHHEACDGSVVAYGADNYNDAASGDGGNLWSVQFTGPAEVVRLRPEQEELFGAAPVSVNGEPYAPAYLRVDPHFVTEHRLDF; encoded by the coding sequence ATGTCCTTCGACTCCCACGGCTCCCCCCGCGAGCGCCGCGCGGTCGGCACGATCGAGCGGACCGCGGCGGCCGGGCCGCTCGATCTGCTCGGCCGGGTCCCGTACGGCCGCCTCGCGACCAGCATGCGGGCCCTGCCGTTCCTGACGGTGGCCCGGCACATCGTGAGCGACGGCCGCATCCTGCTGCGGATGCACCGCGGCTTCGGCCACCACGAGGCGTGCGACGGGAGCGTCGTCGCGTACGGGGCGGACAACTACAACGACGCGGCCTCGGGCGACGGCGGCAACCTGTGGTCGGTGCAGTTCACCGGGCCCGCCGAGGTCGTGCGCCTCCGCCCCGAGCAGGAGGAGCTGTTCGGCGCGGCCCCCGTCAGCGTCAACGGGGAGCCGTACGCGCCGGCGTACCTGCGGGTCGACCCGCACTTCGTCACCGAGCACCGGCTGGACTTCTGA
- a CDS encoding response regulator transcription factor — MREDGKITVFLLDDHEVVRRGVHELLASEPDIEVVGEAGTAADALARIPATRPDVAVLDVRLPDGSGVEVCREVRSQDEDIACLMLTSYADDEALFDAIMAGASGYVLKAIRGNELLSAVRDVAAGKSLLDPVATARVLERLRDGGSARGDDRLAGLTEQERKILDLIGEGLTNRVIGERLHLAEKTIKNYVSSLLSKLGMERRSQAAAYVARLQAERR; from the coding sequence GTGCGCGAAGATGGAAAAATCACGGTATTTCTGCTTGACGATCACGAGGTCGTCCGGCGCGGCGTCCATGAGCTGCTCGCCTCCGAGCCGGACATCGAGGTGGTCGGCGAGGCCGGCACTGCCGCGGACGCCCTGGCGCGGATCCCGGCGACGCGCCCCGACGTGGCGGTGCTGGATGTGCGGCTGCCGGACGGCAGCGGGGTGGAGGTGTGCCGCGAGGTCCGCTCCCAGGACGAGGACATCGCCTGCCTGATGCTCACCTCGTACGCCGATGACGAGGCGCTCTTCGACGCGATCATGGCGGGCGCCTCGGGTTATGTGCTGAAGGCGATCCGCGGCAACGAACTGCTGAGTGCCGTACGGGACGTGGCGGCCGGAAAGTCCCTGCTCGACCCGGTGGCGACCGCCCGGGTGCTGGAGCGGCTGCGCGACGGCGGGAGCGCCAGGGGCGACGACCGGCTGGCGGGCCTCACCGAGCAGGAGCGCAAGATCCTGGACCTGATCGGGGAGGGACTGACCAACCGCGTCATCGGGGAGCGGCTGCACCTCGCCGAGAAGACCATCAAGAACTACGTCTCCAGCCTGCTGTCCAAGCTGGGCATGGAGCGCCGCTCGCAGGCCGCCGCGTACGTCGCACGGCTCCAGGCCGAGCGCCGCTGA
- the pdhA gene encoding pyruvate dehydrogenase (acetyl-transferring) E1 component subunit alpha, translated as MTVESSAAARKPRRASKRTSAAKKAQSAEPQLVQLLTPEGERVEHPDYSIDLSAEELRGLYRDMVLTRRFDAEATALQRQGELGLWASLLGQEAAQIGSGRALRDDDYVFPTYREHGVAWCRGVDPTNLLGMFRGVNHGGWDPNSNNFHLYTIVIGSQTLHATGYAMGVAKDGADSAVIAYFGDGASSQGDVAESFTFSAVYNAPVVFFCQNNQWAISEPTERQTRVPLYQRAQGFGFPGVRVDGNDVLACLAVTRSALERARRGEGPTLVEAFTYRMGAHTTSDDPTKYRADEERAAWEAKDPILRLRTYLEKSGHADDAFFTALDEESETLGKRVREAVRAMPDPEPMALFEHAYADGNSLVDEERAQFAAYQASFADSAEEGK; from the coding sequence GTGACCGTGGAGAGCAGTGCCGCCGCGCGTAAACCGCGACGCGCCAGCAAGCGGACCAGCGCCGCTAAGAAGGCGCAGAGCGCCGAGCCCCAGCTCGTACAGCTGCTGACGCCCGAGGGCGAGCGCGTCGAGCACCCGGACTACAGCATCGACCTGAGCGCGGAAGAGCTGCGCGGCCTGTACCGGGACATGGTGCTCACCCGCCGTTTCGACGCCGAGGCGACCGCCCTCCAGCGCCAGGGCGAGCTGGGCCTGTGGGCCTCGCTGCTCGGCCAGGAGGCCGCCCAGATCGGCAGTGGCCGCGCCCTGCGCGACGACGACTACGTCTTCCCGACCTATCGGGAGCACGGCGTCGCCTGGTGCCGCGGTGTCGATCCGACCAATCTGCTCGGCATGTTCCGCGGCGTGAACCACGGCGGCTGGGACCCCAACAGCAACAACTTCCACCTGTACACGATCGTCATCGGCTCGCAGACCCTGCACGCCACCGGTTACGCCATGGGCGTCGCCAAGGACGGCGCGGACTCCGCCGTGATCGCGTACTTCGGCGACGGCGCCTCCAGCCAGGGCGACGTCGCGGAGTCGTTCACCTTCTCCGCGGTCTACAACGCCCCGGTCGTCTTCTTCTGCCAGAACAACCAGTGGGCCATCTCCGAGCCCACCGAGCGCCAGACCCGGGTGCCGCTCTACCAGCGCGCCCAGGGCTTCGGCTTCCCCGGCGTCCGCGTCGACGGCAACGACGTCCTCGCCTGTCTCGCCGTCACCCGCTCCGCACTGGAGCGCGCCCGCCGCGGCGAGGGCCCGACCCTCGTCGAGGCGTTCACCTACCGCATGGGCGCCCACACCACCTCCGACGACCCGACGAAGTACCGGGCCGACGAGGAGCGGGCCGCCTGGGAGGCCAAGGACCCGATCCTGCGGCTGCGGACGTACCTGGAGAAGTCCGGCCACGCCGACGACGCCTTCTTCACCGCCCTGGACGAGGAGAGCGAGACCCTCGGCAAGCGGGTCCGCGAAGCGGTGCGCGCGATGCCCGACCCGGAGCCGATGGCCCTGTTCGAGCACGCCTACGCCGACGGCAACTCCCTCGTGGACGAGGAGCGCGCCCAGTTCGCCGCCTACCAGGCATCGTTCGCCGACTCTGCCGAGGAGGGCAAGTAG
- a CDS encoding alpha-ketoacid dehydrogenase subunit beta: MAVEKMSIAKALNESLRLALDTDPKVLIMGEDVGKLGGVFRITDGLQKDFGEDRVIDTPLAESGIVGTAIGLALRGYRPVVEIQFDGFVFPAYDQIVTQLAKMHARALGKVKLPVVVRIPYGGGIGAVEHHSESPEALFAHVAGLKVVSPSNASDAYWMMQQAVQSDDPVIFFEPKRRYWDKGEVDTEAIPGPLHGAATVREGGDLTLVAYGPMVKVCLEAAAAAQEEGKSIEVLDLRSMAPIDFDAIQKSAEKTGRVVVVHEAPVFYGSGAEIAARITERCFYHLEAPVLRVGGYHVPYPPARLEDEYLPGLDRVLDAVDRSLAF; the protein is encoded by the coding sequence ATGGCCGTGGAAAAGATGTCCATCGCGAAAGCGCTCAACGAGTCGCTCCGCCTCGCCCTCGACACCGACCCCAAGGTCCTCATCATGGGTGAGGACGTCGGCAAGCTCGGCGGTGTCTTCCGGATCACCGACGGGCTCCAGAAGGACTTCGGCGAGGACCGGGTGATCGACACCCCGCTCGCCGAGTCCGGCATCGTCGGCACGGCGATCGGTCTCGCCCTGCGCGGCTACCGCCCCGTCGTCGAGATCCAGTTCGACGGCTTCGTCTTCCCCGCGTACGACCAGATCGTCACGCAGCTCGCCAAGATGCACGCCCGCGCGCTCGGCAAGGTCAAGCTGCCGGTCGTCGTGCGCATTCCGTACGGCGGCGGCATCGGCGCGGTCGAGCACCACAGCGAGTCCCCCGAGGCGCTCTTCGCGCATGTCGCGGGCCTGAAGGTGGTCTCGCCGTCCAACGCGAGCGACGCCTACTGGATGATGCAGCAGGCCGTCCAGAGCGACGACCCGGTCATCTTCTTCGAGCCCAAGCGGCGCTACTGGGACAAGGGCGAGGTCGACACCGAGGCCATTCCCGGTCCGCTGCACGGGGCCGCGACCGTCCGCGAGGGCGGCGACCTGACGCTCGTCGCGTACGGGCCGATGGTCAAGGTCTGCCTGGAGGCGGCCGCGGCCGCCCAGGAGGAGGGCAAGTCGATCGAGGTCCTGGACCTGCGCTCGATGGCCCCGATCGACTTCGACGCCATCCAGAAGTCGGCGGAGAAGACCGGCCGGGTCGTGGTCGTCCACGAGGCGCCCGTCTTCTACGGCTCCGGCGCGGAGATCGCCGCCCGGATCACCGAGCGCTGCTTCTACCACCTCGAAGCCCCCGTGCTGCGGGTCGGCGGATACCACGTCCCCTACCCGCCGGCCCGGCTGGAGGACGAGTACCTGCCCGGCCTGGACCGGGTGCTCGACGCCGTCGACCGCTCGCTGGCGTTCTGA
- a CDS encoding dihydrolipoamide acetyltransferase family protein, whose amino-acid sequence MTTMTETSARFREFKMPDVGEGLTEAEILTWFVQPGDTVTDGQVVCEVETAKAAVELPIPFDGVVHELRFPEGTTVDVGQVIITVDVAPGSGDAPAPAAAAPAQEPVEAPEAEAEPKGRTPVLVGYGVAETSTKRRPRKGAAPAPEAAAAAAAVQAELNGHGAPAAEPEAPSARPLAKPPVRKLAKDLGIDLATVVPTGKDGIITREDVHAAAAPAEAPAAAPAAPAVTDAEAPAVVSDSARETRIPVKGVRKAIAQAMVGSAFTAPHVTEFVTVDVTRTMKLVAELKEDKDMAGVRVNPLLVIAKALLVAIKRNPEVNAAWDEANQEIVQKHYVNLGIAAATPRGLIVPNIKDAHDKTLPQLAEALGELVTTARDGKTSPAAMAGGTVTITNVGVFGVDTGTPILNPGESAILAVGAIKLQPWVHKGKVKPRQVTTLALSFDHRLVDGELGSKVLADVAAILEQPKRLITWA is encoded by the coding sequence GTGACGACGATGACCGAAACGTCTGCTCGCTTCCGTGAGTTCAAGATGCCCGACGTGGGCGAAGGACTGACCGAGGCCGAGATCCTCACGTGGTTCGTCCAGCCCGGCGACACCGTCACCGACGGCCAGGTCGTGTGCGAGGTCGAGACCGCGAAGGCGGCCGTCGAGCTGCCGATCCCGTTCGACGGGGTGGTGCACGAGCTGCGCTTCCCCGAGGGCACGACCGTCGACGTCGGCCAGGTGATCATCACGGTCGACGTGGCCCCGGGCAGTGGTGACGCGCCCGCCCCGGCCGCCGCCGCTCCGGCCCAGGAGCCGGTGGAGGCGCCGGAGGCCGAGGCCGAGCCGAAGGGCCGTACGCCGGTCCTGGTCGGCTACGGGGTCGCCGAGACCTCCACCAAGCGCCGCCCGCGCAAGGGGGCGGCTCCCGCCCCGGAGGCCGCGGCCGCCGCCGCGGCGGTGCAGGCCGAGCTGAACGGGCACGGGGCGCCGGCTGCCGAGCCCGAGGCTCCGTCGGCGCGTCCGCTGGCCAAGCCCCCGGTCCGCAAGCTGGCCAAGGACCTGGGCATCGATCTGGCGACGGTGGTGCCGACCGGCAAGGACGGCATCATCACGCGCGAGGACGTCCACGCGGCAGCCGCTCCGGCCGAGGCTCCCGCCGCGGCTCCTGCGGCCCCCGCAGTGACGGACGCCGAGGCCCCGGCGGTGGTCTCCGACTCCGCTCGCGAGACCCGTATCCCCGTCAAGGGCGTCCGCAAGGCCATCGCGCAGGCGATGGTGGGTTCGGCCTTCACCGCGCCGCACGTCACCGAGTTCGTCACGGTCGACGTGACGCGCACGATGAAGCTCGTGGCCGAGCTCAAGGAGGACAAGGACATGGCGGGGGTGCGGGTCAACCCGCTCCTCGTCATCGCCAAGGCCCTCCTCGTCGCGATCAAGCGGAATCCCGAGGTCAACGCCGCCTGGGACGAGGCCAACCAGGAGATCGTGCAGAAGCACTACGTCAACCTGGGCATCGCGGCGGCCACCCCGCGCGGTCTGATCGTGCCGAACATCAAGGACGCGCACGACAAGACGCTGCCGCAGCTCGCGGAGGCGCTGGGCGAGCTGGTCACCACGGCCCGGGACGGCAAGACGTCCCCGGCGGCGATGGCGGGCGGCACGGTGACCATCACCAACGTCGGCGTCTTCGGCGTGGACACCGGTACGCCGATCCTCAACCCGGGCGAGTCCGCGATCCTGGCGGTCGGTGCCATCAAGCTCCAGCCGTGGGTCCACAAGGGCAAGGTGAAGCCGCGTCAGGTCACCACGCTGGCCCTGTCGTTCGACCACCGCCTGGTCGACGGCGAACTGGGCTCCAAGGTGCTGGCCGATGTGGCGGCGATCCTGGAGCAGCCGAAGCGCCTGATCACCTGGGCGTAA
- a CDS encoding D-alanyl-D-alanine carboxypeptidase family protein, which yields MKIGIQRVHRVSVTATVTLTAGAVLAGGAFASTAHAAAPPAPKIVAKGGFLMDAGTGKTLFTKSADTRRATGSTTKVMTALVVLSQKNVNLNSKVTIQKSYSDYIVSKNASSARLIVGDKVTVGQLLYGLMLPSGCDAAYALADKFGSGKTRGDRVKSFVGKMNSTAKGLGLKNTRFDSFDGIGNGSNYSTPRDLTKIAAKAMKNSTFRSIVKTKSTKQKVTTKNGGYRYMSWTNTNKLLGSYSGATGVKTGSGPTAKYCLVFSATRKGRTVIGTVLTSSSEANRTADAKKLMDYGFKK from the coding sequence TTGAAAATCGGCATCCAGCGCGTCCATCGCGTCTCCGTCACGGCCACCGTGACGCTCACCGCCGGTGCGGTGCTCGCAGGCGGCGCCTTCGCCTCCACGGCACACGCCGCCGCACCGCCGGCTCCGAAGATCGTCGCCAAGGGCGGCTTCCTGATGGACGCCGGCACGGGGAAGACCCTCTTCACCAAGTCCGCGGACACCCGCCGGGCCACCGGGTCGACCACGAAGGTCATGACGGCGCTGGTCGTCCTGTCCCAGAAGAACGTGAACCTGAATTCCAAGGTCACGATCCAGAAGTCGTACAGCGACTACATCGTCTCGAAGAACGCCTCGTCCGCCCGGCTCATCGTCGGCGACAAGGTGACCGTGGGCCAGCTCCTCTACGGCCTGATGCTCCCCTCCGGCTGCGACGCCGCGTACGCCCTGGCCGACAAGTTCGGCTCCGGCAAGACCCGCGGGGACCGGGTGAAGTCGTTCGTGGGCAAGATGAACTCCACGGCGAAGGGCCTCGGGCTGAAGAACACCCGCTTCGACTCCTTCGACGGCATCGGGAACGGCAGCAACTACTCCACCCCCCGCGACCTGACGAAGATCGCCGCCAAGGCGATGAAGAACTCCACGTTCCGCTCGATCGTCAAGACCAAGTCGACGAAGCAGAAGGTGACCACGAAGAACGGCGGCTACCGCTACATGTCGTGGACGAACACCAACAAGCTGCTGGGCAGCTACAGCGGCGCGACCGGCGTCAAGACCGGCTCCGGCCCGACCGCCAAGTACTGCCTGGTCTTCTCGGCGACCCGCAAGGGCAGGACGGTCATCGGCACGGTCCTCACGTCGTCCTCGGAGGCCAACCGCACCGCCGACGCGAAGAAGCTGATGGACTACGGGTTCAAGAAGTAG
- a CDS encoding GntR family transcriptional regulator: MPAASSSAPVRSTSASLKRPPAAERVYTHIKEAVLDRRYEGGTLLTEGDLADAVGVSRTPVREALLRLEVEGLIKLYPKKGALVLAVSAQEIKDVVETRLLVEEFAARKAVPASPRLIERLEQLLEEQRQLAEAGDLAAVAVTDRCFHAEIVRHAGNEILSRLYDQLRDRQLRMGVAVMEAHPGRIEANITEHAELLGAISAGDADGAARVVRRHVGRVRELVRGEDR; encoded by the coding sequence ATGCCTGCCGCGTCCTCCTCCGCCCCCGTTCGGTCCACGTCCGCCTCCCTCAAGCGCCCGCCCGCCGCCGAGCGGGTCTACACGCACATCAAGGAAGCCGTCCTGGACCGGCGTTACGAGGGCGGGACGCTGCTCACCGAAGGCGATCTGGCGGACGCGGTCGGGGTCTCGCGGACGCCCGTGCGCGAGGCGCTGCTGCGGCTGGAGGTCGAGGGGCTGATCAAGCTCTACCCGAAGAAGGGCGCGCTCGTCCTCGCCGTCTCCGCGCAGGAGATCAAGGACGTGGTGGAGACCCGGCTGCTGGTCGAGGAGTTCGCGGCGCGCAAAGCCGTCCCCGCCTCCCCGCGGCTGATCGAGCGGCTGGAGCAGCTCCTGGAGGAACAGCGGCAGCTGGCGGAGGCCGGCGATCTGGCGGCGGTGGCCGTCACGGACCGCTGCTTCCACGCCGAGATCGTCAGACACGCCGGCAACGAGATCCTCTCGCGCCTCTACGACCAGCTGCGCGACCGTCAGCTGCGCATGGGCGTCGCGGTGATGGAGGCCCACCCGGGCAGGATCGAGGCCAACATCACCGAGCACGCTGAGCTGCTGGGGGCGATCTCGGCCGGGGACGCCGACGGGGCGGCCCGGGTCGTGCGCCGCCACGTCGGCCGGGTGCGGGAGCTGGTGCGGGGTGAGGACCGGTGA
- a CDS encoding nitrate/nitrite transporter: MSSAAPTLSLPGDPPGGRRAAWVWGIGVAVYFVAIIFRTSLGVAGLDAADRFDVNASALSTFSILQLLVYAGMQIPVGLMVDRLGTKRVLTIGVVLFTVGQLGFALSPSYGMALAARALLGCGDAMTFISVLRLGSRWFPARRGPLIGQVAALFGMAGNLVSTLFIARALHSYGWTTTFVGSSLAGVVVLVLLLLFLKDHPEGHEPPPAEHAGAAYVRRQIAAAWREPGTRLGMWVHFTTQFPAMVFLLLWGMPFLVEAQELSRGTAGTLLTLVVLSNMVVGLVYGQIIARHHGARIPIALGTVATTALLWASAVFYPADHTPMWLLVVLCLVLGACGPASMVGFDFARPANPPERQGTASGIVNMGGFVASMTTLLAVGVLLDATGDNYRVAFASVFVLEALGVAQILRLRRRAALRERDHHVLSRVEAVHVPA; encoded by the coding sequence GTGAGTTCGGCCGCCCCCACGCTCTCCTTGCCCGGTGACCCGCCCGGCGGCCGGCGCGCCGCCTGGGTCTGGGGCATCGGCGTCGCCGTCTACTTCGTCGCGATCATCTTCCGGACGAGCCTGGGCGTCGCCGGACTCGACGCCGCGGACCGCTTCGACGTCAACGCCTCGGCGCTCTCCACGTTCTCCATCCTCCAGCTCCTGGTCTACGCGGGCATGCAGATACCCGTGGGCCTGATGGTCGACCGGCTCGGCACCAAGAGGGTCCTCACCATCGGGGTCGTGCTGTTCACCGTCGGGCAGCTCGGCTTCGCGCTCTCCCCCTCGTACGGGATGGCACTGGCCGCACGCGCCCTGCTCGGCTGCGGCGACGCGATGACGTTCATCAGCGTGCTGCGGCTCGGCAGCCGCTGGTTCCCGGCCCGGCGCGGGCCGCTGATCGGGCAGGTCGCCGCGCTGTTCGGCATGGCGGGCAACCTCGTCTCGACCCTGTTCATCGCACGGGCGCTGCACAGCTACGGCTGGACCACGACGTTCGTGGGCAGTTCGCTGGCGGGCGTGGTGGTGCTGGTGCTGCTCCTGCTGTTCCTGAAGGACCACCCGGAGGGCCACGAGCCGCCGCCCGCCGAGCACGCCGGGGCCGCGTACGTCCGCCGGCAGATCGCTGCCGCCTGGCGGGAGCCGGGGACCCGGCTCGGGATGTGGGTGCACTTCACCACCCAGTTCCCGGCGATGGTGTTCCTGCTGCTGTGGGGGATGCCGTTCCTGGTCGAGGCGCAGGAGCTGAGCCGGGGCACGGCGGGCACGCTGCTCACCCTGGTGGTGCTGTCCAACATGGTGGTGGGGCTCGTCTACGGGCAGATCATCGCCCGCCATCACGGGGCCCGTATCCCGATCGCGCTCGGCACGGTGGCGACGACGGCGCTGCTCTGGGCGTCCGCGGTCTTCTACCCGGCTGATCACACGCCGATGTGGCTGCTGGTCGTCCTGTGCCTGGTGCTGGGCGCCTGCGGACCGGCCTCGATGGTCGGCTTCGACTTCGCCCGCCCGGCCAACCCGCCCGAGCGCCAGGGCACCGCCTCCGGCATCGTCAACATGGGCGGATTCGTCGCCTCGATGACCACCCTGCTGGCCGTCGGGGTCCTGCTGGACGCCACCGGCGACAACTACCGGGTCGCGTTCGCCTCGGTCTTCGTCCTGGAGGCGCTCGGCGTCGCCCAGATCCTGCGGCTGCGCCGCCGAGCCGCCCTCCGGGAGCGCGACCACCACGTGCTCAGCCGTGTCGAGGCCGTCCACGTGCCCGCGTGA
- a CDS encoding maleylpyruvate isomerase family mycothiol-dependent enzyme, producing the protein MTVHPSLQPYTDAATQCIEAIAELVKPLAESEWNRRTPCPGWSVRDIVSHVIGMECEMLGDPRPIHTLPRDLYHVQSDFARYMEMQVDVRRHHTSPEILAELEYVLIRRARQIRNESRSPETTVRAPLGAEQTLETALNLRAFDVWVHEQDLRATLGQPGNLDSPGALIARDMLLAGLPKVVARSAGAPAGSAVVLDVHGPVEFLRTVRVDAEGRGSIDGAPSLGPAATLSLDWETYVRLACGRVRHAAVADRIKVEGDQELATAILDNFAVTP; encoded by the coding sequence GTGACCGTCCATCCCAGTCTCCAGCCCTACACCGATGCCGCGACCCAGTGCATCGAGGCGATAGCCGAGCTGGTGAAGCCTCTCGCCGAGAGCGAGTGGAACCGCCGTACGCCCTGCCCGGGGTGGTCGGTGCGCGACATCGTGTCGCACGTCATCGGCATGGAGTGCGAGATGCTCGGCGATCCCCGGCCGATCCACACCCTGCCGCGCGATCTCTACCACGTGCAGAGCGACTTCGCCCGCTACATGGAGATGCAGGTCGACGTCCGGCGGCACCACACCTCCCCGGAGATCCTGGCGGAGCTGGAGTACGTCCTCATCCGCCGGGCCCGCCAGATCCGCAACGAGTCGCGCAGCCCCGAGACCACGGTCCGCGCCCCCCTGGGCGCCGAGCAGACCCTCGAAACGGCGCTGAACCTGCGGGCCTTCGACGTGTGGGTGCACGAACAGGATCTGCGCGCCACGCTGGGGCAGCCCGGCAACCTGGACTCCCCCGGCGCCCTCATCGCCCGGGACATGCTGCTCGCGGGGCTCCCGAAGGTGGTCGCCAGGAGCGCGGGCGCCCCGGCCGGCTCGGCGGTCGTCCTCGACGTGCACGGCCCGGTCGAGTTCCTGCGGACGGTCCGGGTCGACGCGGAGGGCCGCGGTTCGATAGACGGTGCTCCGTCGCTGGGCCCCGCCGCGACGCTGTCGCTGGACTGGGAGACGTACGTCCGCCTGGCCTGCGGCCGGGTCCGTCACGCGGCTGTCGCCGACCGGATCAAGGTGGAGGGCGACCAGGAGCTGGCCACGGCCATCCTGGACAACTTCGCCGTGACCCCGTGA
- a CDS encoding carbon-nitrogen family hydrolase, whose amino-acid sequence MRASLIQIAVDPDESVEARRARAASLVVAQRGADLVVLPELWPVGAFAYTVFEAEAEPLEGPTHEAMAKAAAEAGVWLHAGSFVERADDGTLYNTSLVFSPAGERTAAYRKIHRFGFDQGEAVMMGAGEELVTVALPDTTLGLATCYDLRFPEQFRGLVDAGAETLVVAAGWPERRRSHWTLLAQARAVENQAYVLAVGTAGTHAGVQQAGHSSVVDPWGEMLAQAGADEEVLTVELDPEKVRATREQFPALKDRRLGLTSPL is encoded by the coding sequence GTGCGCGCCTCCCTCATCCAGATCGCAGTAGACCCGGACGAATCCGTCGAGGCCCGCAGGGCGCGAGCCGCCTCCCTGGTGGTCGCCCAGCGCGGTGCTGACCTGGTGGTCCTCCCCGAACTCTGGCCGGTCGGGGCGTTCGCCTACACCGTCTTCGAGGCGGAGGCCGAGCCGCTGGAGGGGCCCACGCACGAGGCGATGGCGAAGGCGGCGGCCGAGGCAGGTGTCTGGCTGCACGCGGGCTCCTTCGTCGAACGCGCGGACGACGGCACCCTCTACAACACCAGCCTGGTCTTCTCGCCCGCGGGCGAGCGTACGGCCGCCTACCGCAAGATCCACCGCTTCGGCTTCGACCAGGGCGAGGCGGTGATGATGGGCGCGGGCGAGGAACTGGTGACCGTTGCCCTGCCGGACACCACCCTGGGCCTCGCCACCTGTTACGACCTCCGCTTCCCCGAGCAGTTCCGGGGGCTCGTCGACGCGGGTGCCGAGACGCTCGTCGTCGCGGCGGGCTGGCCCGAGCGCCGCCGGTCCCACTGGACGCTCCTGGCGCAGGCCCGCGCCGTCGAGAACCAGGCGTATGTGCTCGCCGTCGGAACGGCGGGCACGCACGCAGGCGTGCAGCAGGCCGGGCACAGCAGCGTCGTCGACCCCTGGGGCGAGATGCTGGCCCAGGCGGGCGCGGACGAGGAGGTCCTGACCGTCGAGCTGGACCCGGAGAAGGTGCGCGCGACCCGGGAGCAGTTCCCGGCCCTGAAGGACCGCCGACTGGGGCTCACGTCCCCGCTCTGA
- a CDS encoding LURP-one-related family protein, with the protein MRLLVRERMFAIGDDYWIEDDGGRKVFLVDGKAMRLRDTFELKDADGRVLVELRQKLVSLRDTMLIERGGEELAKVKRKRLSLLRNHYRVTLVDGTELDVSGKILDREFAIEYDGELLAQISRRWLTLRDTYGIDIVRDDADTALLIAVAMCVIVLADKENGD; encoded by the coding sequence ATGAGACTTCTCGTGCGTGAGCGGATGTTCGCCATCGGCGACGACTACTGGATCGAGGACGACGGGGGCCGGAAGGTCTTCCTGGTCGACGGCAAAGCGATGCGGCTGCGCGACACCTTCGAGCTGAAGGACGCCGACGGCCGGGTCCTGGTCGAGCTGCGGCAGAAGCTGGTCAGCCTGCGGGACACGATGCTCATCGAGCGCGGCGGCGAGGAGCTGGCCAAGGTCAAGCGCAAGCGGCTGTCGCTGCTCCGCAACCACTACCGGGTGACGCTGGTCGACGGTACGGAGCTGGACGTCAGCGGCAAGATCCTGGACCGCGAGTTCGCCATCGAGTACGACGGCGAACTGCTGGCCCAGATCTCACGCCGCTGGCTCACCCTGCGGGACACGTACGGCATCGACATCGTCCGGGACGACGCCGACACCGCGCTGCTCATCGCCGTGGCGATGTGCGTGATCGTCCTGGCGGACAAGGAGAACGGGGACTGA